A window of Castanea sativa cultivar Marrone di Chiusa Pesio chromosome 1, ASM4071231v1 contains these coding sequences:
- the LOC142640828 gene encoding plant intracellular Ras-group-related LRR protein 6-like, which translates to MMYEQQQHARIDVRKRMERKGSIKEERLEIVDLSGMSLEALPINPSLNLGNICNLDLSNNNIQSIPESLIARLLNMVVFDVHSNQLKSLPNSIGCLSKLKVLNVSGNHIEFLPKTIENCRSLEEVNANFNQLRKLPDTIGFELTNLKKLHVNSNKLVFLPSSTSHLTALRVLDARLNCLRLLPDGLENLTNLQVLNVSQNFQYLETLPYSIGLLINLVELDVSYNKIKSLPDSMGCLGKLQKLSVEGNPLSSPPMEVMEQGLHAVREYLSEKMNNVEHKSTAPKKKSWVGKLVRYGTFNGNNNNNNNNNNNRKLHEDRQGFSIPEYRSIDGLASPRYMGMFSPRRLFSPRTYFSR; encoded by the exons ATGATGTATGAACAGCAACAGCATGCGAGGATAGATGTGAGGAAGAGGATGGAGAGGAAGGGTTCcataaaggaagagagattgGAAATTGTGGATTTGAGTGGCATGTCCTTGGAGGCTCTCCCTATTAATCCTTCCCTTAACCTTGGGAATATTTGCAATCTGGACCTCTCCAATAACAATATTCAG AGCATACCGGAGTCCTTAATAGCGAGGTTGCTAAATATGGTAGTTTTTGACGTGCACTCAAATCAGCTTAAATCGCTCCCAAATTCAATTGGCTGTCTTTCTAAGCTCAAGGTCTTGAACGTCTCCGGCAACCATATTGAATTTCTACCGAAAACCATTGAGAACTGCAG ATCCTTAGAAGAAGTGAATGCCAACTTCAACCAGCTGAGAAAGCTCCCAGACACCATTGGTTTTGAGCTTACCAACCTAAAGAAGCTTCATGTTAACTCAAACAAGCTCGTATTCCTCCCAAGCTCCACCTCTCACCTGACCGCCCTGCGCGTCTTAGACGCCCGGCTTAACTGCCTCCGGTTACTCCCTGATGGCCTTGAGAACCTCACCAACCTCCAAGTCCTCAATGTTAGCCAAAACTTCCAGTACCTGGAAACCCTACCATACTCCATAGGTCTCCTCATCAACCTGGTGGAACTGGATGTGAGCTACAACAAGATAAAAAGCCTGCCAGACTCCATGGGATGCCTGGGAAAGCTCCAGAAACTGAGTGTGGAAGGGAACCCGCTGAGTTCGCCTCCCATGGAGGTGATGGAGCAGGGATTGCATGCGGTGAGGGAGTACCTAAGTGAGAAGATGAACAATGTCGAGCACAAGAGCACAGCACCAAAGAAGAAATCATGGGTTGGCAAATTGGTCAGGTACGGGACCTTCAATGGgaacaataataacaataacaataataataataatagaaaactaCACGAGGACCGTCAAGGCTTCAGCATACCTGAGTATCGTTCCATTGATGGCCTCGCTTCGCCAAGGTATATGGGGATGTTCTCGCCGCGTCGCCTCTTCTCACCTCGGACCTACTTCAGTAGATGA
- the LOC142618585 gene encoding uncharacterized protein LOC142618585 translates to MRSKSETQTLSSSTSNAAAAAAMDSASSVDPIHHLLRLVAFNSFLLRPPKLRLKLPTLTLPSSMTVYALVLLTYFLVVSGFIYDVIVEPPGIGSVQDPATGTVRPVVFLQGRVNGQYIIEGLSSGFMFILGGLGIVLLDLGLDRNRAKSVKVSYAAAGISSVIIAYVMSMLFIRIKIPAYLR, encoded by the coding sequence ATGAGGTCCAAATCCGAAACCCAAACCCTGTCCAGCAGTACCAGCAACGCCGCCGCAGCAGCAGCAATGGATTCAGCCTCGTCGGTGGACCCGATCCACCACCTGCTCCGTCTCGTAGCCTTCAACAGCTTCCTCCTCCGCCCCCCAAAGCTCCGCCTGAAGCTCCCAACCCTAACACTCCCCTCCTCGATGACCGTCTACGCCCTCGTCCTCCTCACCTACTTCCTCGTCGTCTCCGGCTTCATCTACGACGTCATCGTCGAGCCCCCCGGCATCGGCTCCGTCCAAGACCCGGCCACAGGAACCGTACGACCCGTCGTGTTCCTGCAGGGGCGGGTGAACGGCCAGTACATCATCGAGGGACTCTCGTCCGGGTTCATGTTCATCCTAGGTGGGCTGGGGATCGTGCTCTTGGATCTGGGTCTCGACCGCAACCGCGCCAAGAGCGTCAAGGTCTCCTACGCCGCCGCCGGCATCTCCTCCGTCATCATTGCCTATGTCATGAGTATGCTTTTCATTCGTATCAAGATCCCCGCTTATCTTAGATAA